In Populus trichocarpa isolate Nisqually-1 chromosome 16, P.trichocarpa_v4.1, whole genome shotgun sequence, a genomic segment contains:
- the LOC18106026 gene encoding thymidine kinase a, whose product MLKITISRMKALITPPFSFSPMSKKATPLASSFFSLASKSNLFSNLQNPISYFPLKPSMISLPSNFPIQTRCVHSKSSLSSSSGEIHVIVGPMFAGKTTTLLHRVQAEINDGRNVAIIKSNKDNRYGLDSVVTHDGVKLPCWALPNLSSFKQSFGQDAYDQLDVIGIDEAQFFGDLYDFCREVADHDGKTVIVAGLDGDYLRRSFGSVLDIIPLADSVTKLSARCEICGKRAFFTLRKTEETRTELIGGADVYMPVCRQHYVSGQVAVEAARMVLESQKAQCGSCP is encoded by the exons atgttaaaaattaccATTTCAAGAATGAAGGCACTAATCACCCCACCATTTTCATTCTCTCCAATGTCCAAAAAGGCCACACCTTTAGCTTCCAGTTTCTTCTCTTTAGCTTCAAAATCCAATCTTTTCTCTAATCTTCAAAACCCCATTTCTTATTTCCCTCTAAAACCCTCTATGATTTCACTTCCCTCAAATTTTCCAATTCAGACCCGGTGTGTCCATTCAAAatcctctctttcttcttcatctGGTGAAATTCATGTGATTGTTGGTCCTATGTTTGCTGGCAAAACTACTACTCTTCTTCACCGGGTTCAAGCTGAAATCAATGATGGCAG AAACGTAgcaattataaaatcaaacaaggATAATAGATATGGGTTGGATTCAGTAGTGACACATGATGGGGTTAAATTACCATGTTGGGCACTGCCCAATCTATCATCATTCAAACAGAGTTTTGGTCAGGATGCGTATGATCAG CTAGATGTGATTGGCATTGATGAAGCACAATTCTTCGGAGACTTGTATGATTTCTGCCGTGAAGTTGCTGATCATGATGGCAAAACTGTGATAGTTGCTGGCCTGGATGGTGACTATCTGAG GAGGAGTTTTGGTTCCGTTCTTGATATAATTCCCCTTGCTGATTCTGTAACCAAGTTAAGCGCACGATGTGAAATTTGTGGAAAACGTGCTTTCTTCACCTTAAGAAAGACCGAGGAGACACGGACAGAACTGATTGGTGGGGCTGATGTTTATATGCCTGTATGTCGACAGCATTATGTCAGCGGACAAGTTGCTGTGGAAGCTGCAAGAATGGTCCTGGAATCTCAGAAGGCTCAGTGTGGCTCCTGTCCGTAG
- the LOC18106028 gene encoding heterogeneous nuclear ribonucleoprotein 1, whose amino-acid sequence MEMELGKLFIGGISWDTNEDRLKEYFRAFGDVLEAVIMKDRATGRARGFGFVVFADPAVAERVVMEKHLIDGRNVEAKKAVPREDQSTLNKNSSSINGSPGPARTKKIFVGGLASTVTDSDFKKYFDQFGVIVDVVVMYDHNTQRPRGFGFITYDSEEAVDRVLHKTFHELNGKMVEVKRAVPKELSPGPTRNQLGGLNYSPSRVSSFLNGYTQGFNQSSVGGYGVRMDGRFSSVNVGRNNFSPFGTGYGMGLNFEQVLNPSYGGNSNLNSNAGYGRVSPSYSGNASRYSNPIGLSVGNGGSTSVLNSTAHTLWGNGSNNHSSSANNSSTFMGSGTGNSGMGSFGSIGALWGSSANSGQGGGVGSVNSSSNLGFGSGDFDIGLGGVGYGRNSRTGVALTSSHVASNGGYEGAYADFYEKGSLYGDSTWQSSPSEPEVSGSFGFGLGTAASDVMTKNSAGYVGGYSVANRQSTRGIAA is encoded by the exons ATGGAAATGGAGCTTGGAAAGTTATTCATTGGTGGGATTTCATGGGACACAAATGAAGATCGTCTCAAGGAGTATTTCCGGGCTTTTGGGGATGTTTTAGAAGCTGTCATAATGAAGGATCGAGCCACAGGTCGTGCTCGTGgctttggttttgttgttttcGCTGACCCTGCTGTTGCTGAGAGAGTTGTGATGGAAAAGCACCTTATAGATGGTAGAAAT GTCGAGGCAAAGAAGGCAGTTCCTAGGGAGGATCAGAGCACTCTGAACAAAAATAGTAGCAGCATTAATGGTTCACCTGGTCCTGCCCGAACAAAGAAGATATTTGTAGGAGGTTTAGCATCTACAGTTACAGATAGTGACTTTAAGAAGTACTTTGATCAGTTTGGAGTGATTGTAGATGTGGTGGTTATGTATGATCACAACACTCAGAGGCCAAGAGGTTTTGGATTCATCACCTATGATTCAGAGGAAGCGGTTGATAGAGTATTGCACAAAACCTTTCATGAACTCAACGGTAAAATGGTTGAGGTCAAGCGGGCTGTCCCAAAGGAATTATCCCCAGGGCCAACACGGAACCAGTTAGGAGGACTTAACTATAGTCCAAGTAGAGTCAGTAGCTTCCTCAATGGTTATACTCAGGGATTTAACCAAAGTTCTGTTGGAGGGTATGGAGTTAGAATGGATGGTAGGTTTAGTTCTGTTAATGTTGGACGGAATAACTTTTCTCCATTTGGTACTGGTTATGGGATGGGATTGAATTTTGAGCAGGTGTTGAACCCAAGTTATGGGGGAAATTCAAACCTTAATTCTAATGCTGGTTATGGACGGGTCAGCCCTTCATATAGTGGAAATGCAAGCAGGTATAGCAACCCCATAGGGTTAAGTGTAGGCAATGGAGGAAGTACTTCTGTATTAAATTCAACAGCTCACACATTATGGGGAAATGGAAGTAATAATCATTCTTCAAGCGCCAACAACTCCAGTACTTTTATGGGTTCTGGAACTGGAAACTCGGGAATGGGTTCTTTTGGCAGTATTGGAGCACTTTGGGGCTCCTCTGCTAATTCCGGGCAAGGTGGAGGAGTTGGCTCTGTCAATAGCAGTAGCAATCTAGGCTTTGGCAGTGGAGATTTTGATATTGGTCTAGGAGGTGTAGGTTATGGAAGAAACAGTAGGACAGGTGTTGCACTGACATCATCTCATGTTGCATCCAATGGTGGTTATGAAGGGGCTTATGCAGACTTTTATGAAAAGGGCTCATTATATGGGGATTCCACCTGGCAATCTTCACCTTCAGAGCCAGAAGTGTCAGGCTCATTTGGTTTTGGGCTTGGAACTGCAGCTTCTGATGTTATGACTAAAAATTCTGCTGGTTATGTTGGTGGTTATAGTGTTGCTAATAGACAATCAACTAGAG GAATTGCCGCATAG